A DNA window from Turicibacter sp. TJ11 contains the following coding sequences:
- a CDS encoding S66 peptidase family protein, giving the protein MILNQHQFIGIVALSNGLSESQRPVMKELELTLNQLGLQVRWPSKLFRIHQVYHATDQEKAQMLMEFYQDEQVQAIFDVSGGDLANGVLPYLDYEMIKRHPKPFFGYSDLTVVLNALHKKTSHPTYLYQIRHLVGPLAQYQQKLFYQTFFHNQKDLFTWDVKWIQGESMQGEVVGGNIRCFLKLAGTEYMPSFKGKLLLLESYSGDVAKMATYLNQYKQLHIFEEINGLILGHFTEMQQKEYEPDIINLVRMIVDNDQLPIVKTEDIGHGANSKAAIIGETLTLVR; this is encoded by the coding sequence ATGATATTAAATCAACACCAATTCATAGGAATAGTGGCCCTTTCTAATGGATTAAGTGAAAGTCAACGCCCTGTTATGAAGGAGCTAGAGCTTACTTTAAATCAATTAGGATTACAAGTGAGGTGGCCATCTAAACTATTTCGTATCCATCAAGTTTATCATGCCACGGATCAAGAAAAAGCGCAGATGCTTATGGAGTTTTATCAAGATGAACAAGTTCAAGCTATTTTTGATGTTTCAGGTGGCGATTTAGCGAATGGAGTGTTACCTTATTTAGATTATGAAATGATTAAAAGACACCCAAAGCCGTTTTTTGGATACAGTGATTTAACGGTTGTATTAAATGCGTTACATAAAAAAACATCTCACCCTACTTATCTTTATCAAATCCGACATTTAGTTGGGCCACTGGCTCAGTATCAACAAAAGCTGTTTTATCAAACTTTTTTTCACAACCAAAAAGATTTATTTACATGGGATGTGAAATGGATTCAAGGAGAAAGCATGCAAGGAGAAGTAGTCGGTGGAAATATTCGTTGTTTCTTAAAGTTAGCGGGTACAGAGTACATGCCATCCTTTAAAGGAAAACTTTTATTATTAGAAAGTTACAGTGGCGATGTAGCAAAAATGGCGACTTATTTAAATCAGTATAAACAACTTCATATATTTGAAGAGATTAATGGTTTAATTTTAGGCCATTTTACAGAAATGCAACAGAAAGAATATGAACCTGATATAATCAACTTAGTTCGTATGATTGTTGACAATGATCAATTACCGATTGTTAAAACAGAGGATATTGGACATGGTGCTAATTCAAAGGCAGCTATCATTGGTGAAACCCTCACTCTCGTTCGATAA
- a CDS encoding extracellular solute-binding protein has translation MKCRTVMQGISLFLASSIALVGCSGNKVELRSQTDFQEVDVATLQFPLQETTTIKGMTTFPANTESNPNNRTIFKRLQEATNVEVEWTAIQSDQWGDKITLAMSDVNTLPDFVMNAGFSTSDLLRYAQQGVILPLEDYIEAYMPNLSNILNKYPEYRTMITDSEGHIWSLPWIEQLGSGKKAIQTVGNMSFINQKWLDFLNLEIPETVEEFEEILIAFRDNAEALQKEFNIDGDIIPMSCIINDGDQDPSILINGFGEGYGDPDKSRHIAVTDNLEVISTAVQEGYKEGIQWLHSLYEQGLIDAEAFTQDWSTYVSKGKSGRYGVAFSWDIANIDNLNDWVPLPVLTADVTNLTAQNGSFTSGVDVGRAVVTAAAGNPALVCAYLDQMYDPFQSPQNNWGTYGEDDEFDIFELGKNADGEEMLQHAPLGDASPVEVREAESVGGPLAILDEYYGVYVTTPADAQYRLEWIEEYFTPDMNHEYVYPVVFMDQEDTKRLANLQTDLEKLMNTKKADWIKNGVTDEEWSQYLKDLDAYGLQEYLEIHQKYLDAAYE, from the coding sequence ATGAAATGTAGAACAGTTATGCAGGGAATTAGTCTTTTTTTAGCGTCATCTATAGCCTTAGTCGGTTGTAGTGGGAATAAAGTAGAGTTAAGAAGTCAAACGGATTTTCAAGAGGTTGATGTAGCAACTCTGCAATTTCCTTTACAAGAAACGACGACTATCAAAGGAATGACAACGTTTCCAGCTAATACGGAATCTAATCCAAATAACCGCACAATTTTTAAAAGGTTACAGGAGGCTACTAATGTAGAGGTGGAGTGGACAGCCATTCAATCAGATCAATGGGGAGATAAAATCACATTAGCAATGTCAGATGTTAATACATTACCTGATTTTGTAATGAATGCAGGATTTTCTACAAGTGATTTATTAAGATACGCACAACAAGGAGTTATTCTTCCATTAGAAGATTATATTGAAGCGTATATGCCGAACTTGAGTAATATATTAAATAAATATCCAGAATATAGAACTATGATTACTGATTCAGAAGGACATATTTGGTCTCTACCTTGGATTGAGCAATTAGGTAGCGGGAAAAAAGCTATTCAAACAGTTGGAAATATGAGTTTTATTAATCAAAAATGGCTTGATTTCTTAAATTTAGAAATACCTGAAACGGTAGAGGAATTTGAAGAGATATTAATTGCCTTTAGAGATAATGCGGAAGCTTTACAAAAAGAATTTAATATAGATGGAGATATTATTCCAATGTCTTGTATTATTAATGATGGTGATCAAGATCCTTCAATATTAATTAATGGATTTGGGGAAGGATACGGCGATCCAGATAAAAGTAGACATATTGCAGTAACAGATAATCTAGAAGTCATTAGTACTGCTGTACAAGAGGGGTACAAAGAAGGTATTCAATGGCTACATTCTTTATATGAGCAAGGTTTAATTGATGCAGAAGCGTTTACTCAAGACTGGTCTACATATGTCTCAAAAGGGAAATCAGGACGTTATGGAGTTGCTTTTAGTTGGGATATTGCAAACATTGATAATCTTAATGATTGGGTTCCATTACCAGTTCTAACTGCTGATGTGACAAATTTAACAGCTCAAAATGGTTCATTTACTAGTGGTGTAGATGTTGGGCGTGCAGTAGTGACAGCTGCAGCTGGAAATCCAGCATTAGTATGTGCATATTTAGATCAAATGTATGATCCATTTCAATCTCCACAAAACAATTGGGGAACTTATGGTGAAGATGATGAGTTTGATATCTTTGAATTAGGGAAAAATGCAGATGGTGAAGAAATGTTACAACATGCGCCTCTAGGTGATGCATCACCTGTTGAAGTTCGTGAAGCTGAGTCTGTTGGTGGCCCATTGGCTATTCTTGATGAGTATTATGGTGTTTATGTTACTACACCAGCTGATGCACAATATCGTTTAGAGTGGATTGAAGAGTACTTTACACCAGATATGAATCATGAATATGTATATCCTGTAGTTTTTATGGATCAAGAAGATACTAAACGCTTAGCAAATCTTCAAACTGATTTGGAAAAATTAATGAATACTAAAAAAGCTGATTGGATTAAAAATGGTGTTACTGATGAAGAGTGGAGTCAGTACCTGAAAGATTTAGACGCTTATGGACTACAAGAATATTTAGAAATTCATCAAAAATATT
- a CDS encoding YesL family protein, with the protein MGNLFEYNSPVSKALTNICYSAYLNILWFIFSIPIFTIGASTTALYSVSLKIVRNEEGNLTKDFIKSFKQNFKQSTSVWIILTLLGTLLLIDGYILYHKGLDNIFWTILLASYFVACVAYLLISLYIYPLISKFENKTLYVFKNALIIGLRFLICSSVITFIHFIIIYTIIFIFTPLIIFGMGITALISSYLMSNIILQCEQKTKRLDEQKLV; encoded by the coding sequence ATGGGTAATCTATTCGAGTATAACAGTCCTGTTTCAAAAGCACTCACAAACATCTGCTACAGTGCTTATTTAAATATTTTATGGTTTATATTTTCAATTCCTATCTTTACTATCGGAGCCTCAACGACAGCTTTATATAGTGTCTCACTAAAAATTGTTCGTAATGAAGAAGGTAATCTTACTAAAGATTTCATTAAATCTTTTAAACAAAATTTTAAACAAAGTACTTCTGTTTGGATAATTTTAACACTTTTAGGTACTCTTCTTTTAATTGATGGTTACATTTTATATCATAAAGGTCTAGATAATATTTTTTGGACCATCCTATTAGCCTCGTATTTCGTAGCTTGTGTAGCTTATCTTCTCATTAGCCTTTATATTTATCCATTAATTTCTAAATTTGAAAATAAAACACTCTATGTATTTAAAAATGCTTTAATAATTGGACTTCGTTTTTTAATATGTAGCTCTGTTATCACTTTCATTCATTTTATCATTATTTATACAATTATATTTATTTTCACACCACTTATTATCTTTGGCATGGGAATCACAGCATTAATTAGTTCTTATTTAATGTCTAATATTATACTTCAATGTGAACAGAAAACTAAAAGGCTTGACGAACAAAAACTAGTCTAG
- a CDS encoding zinc-ribbon domain-containing protein has product MYCRNCGKELNENADVCVKCGANLSKRRVVNTNATVSHEIARFPTKGGYHFVGR; this is encoded by the coding sequence ATGTATTGTCGAAATTGTGGGAAAGAATTAAATGAAAATGCTGATGTTTGTGTAAAGTGTGGGGCAAATTTAAGTAAACGACGAGTTGTCAATACAAATGCGACAGTTTCTCATGAAATAGCTCGATTCCCTACCAAAGGAGGATACCACTTTGTGGGTAGGTGA
- a CDS encoding LacI family DNA-binding transcriptional regulator, with protein sequence MSNRVTIQDIADALGISRNTVSKALNNTGVIAEATREKVMQKAIEMGYKQFSIAEFSNFNNFNALVSNSIKKSEIILLTSTFLNNSHFASLMLDKFQRELSQLNYTLTIIRVLPEELSSLKLPSSFNKHTCAGIICFEMFDKDYNHMISNLNIPILFVDSHVLTSNPINSDFLYMENTSGIQQLISEMVHRGKRKIGFIGEINHCQSFYERYLAFRNGLLFHNIEYYDKFCFTNHKVDKSLQTQSSYLEYLHNCLDNLDELPDLFICANDFIALDVISVLKIKGYKVPDDVLLCGFDNSPESKIISPPLTTIHIHSQIMGVCAAELLFSRIKEPTLNYRKMYTETTLILRESTNH encoded by the coding sequence ATGTCAAATAGAGTAACAATTCAAGATATTGCTGATGCTTTAGGTATTTCTAGAAATACTGTTTCTAAAGCACTTAATAATACTGGAGTTATAGCAGAAGCAACTAGAGAAAAAGTTATGCAAAAAGCTATAGAAATGGGATATAAACAATTTTCAATCGCAGAATTTTCAAACTTTAATAATTTCAACGCTCTAGTTTCTAATTCTATAAAAAAAAGTGAAATCATTTTATTAACATCCACCTTCTTAAATAATTCACACTTTGCATCATTAATGCTTGATAAATTTCAACGTGAATTATCACAATTAAATTATACGCTTACAATCATCAGAGTTTTACCTGAAGAATTAAGCTCATTAAAACTTCCCTCTTCTTTTAACAAACATACTTGTGCTGGGATTATTTGTTTTGAAATGTTTGATAAAGATTATAATCATATGATTAGTAATTTAAATATCCCTATCTTATTCGTAGATTCACATGTTCTAACATCAAATCCTATTAATTCCGATTTTTTATATATGGAAAACACATCAGGAATTCAACAACTTATTTCAGAAATGGTTCATCGTGGCAAAAGAAAAATAGGTTTCATTGGAGAAATTAATCACTGTCAATCTTTCTATGAACGCTACCTAGCATTTCGTAATGGTCTATTGTTTCATAATATAGAGTATTATGATAAATTCTGTTTCACAAATCATAAGGTAGATAAATCGCTTCAAACACAAAGTTCATATTTGGAATACTTGCACAATTGCCTTGATAATTTAGATGAGTTACCTGATTTATTTATATGTGCAAATGATTTTATTGCATTAGATGTTATTAGCGTTTTAAAAATTAAAGGCTATAAGGTTCCCGATGATGTTCTTTTATGTGGATTTGATAATTCTCCTGAATCAAAGATTATATCTCCTCCACTAACAACTATTCATATCCACAGTCAAATAATGGGGGTTTGTGCTGCTGAACTACTATTTTCAAGAATTAAAGAACCTACTTTAAATTACCGTAAGATGTATACCGAAACAACACTCATACTTAGAGAATCAACAAATCACTAA
- a CDS encoding carbohydrate ABC transporter permease has product MERIKKFHKLCVSDKLFLLLSFLVLGLFLLAIIVPVLYIIFASFVDPVTLQNQGITFDFSKWTLTAYERVIDNASIWTGFKNAIIYSVLFTVISVIVTLLAAYPMSREDFKGRKIFNLIFMITMFFGGGLIPTYLLISDLGLLDSIWAIILPGAFSVWNMIIARTYYKGIPSELREAAEVDGANELVYFFKILLPVCFPIIAVLSLWQFVGMWNSYFDAMIYLNDASKQPLQLVLRSILIQNQPESGMISDIQSTAERAQLAELLKYSTIIISSLPLIVMYPFFQKYFDGEIMLGSIKG; this is encoded by the coding sequence ATGGAGAGGATAAAAAAATTTCATAAGCTATGTGTTAGTGATAAGTTATTTTTACTGCTATCGTTTTTGGTATTGGGGTTATTTTTATTAGCTATTATAGTACCTGTATTATATATTATCTTTGCATCATTTGTTGATCCAGTAACTTTACAAAATCAAGGAATTACTTTTGATTTCAGTAAATGGACCTTAACAGCATATGAAAGGGTAATTGATAATGCATCAATTTGGACAGGATTTAAAAATGCTATTATTTACTCAGTGTTATTTACTGTCATTTCGGTTATAGTGACGTTGCTAGCGGCTTATCCTATGTCAAGAGAAGATTTTAAAGGTAGAAAGATTTTTAATCTAATATTTATGATTACAATGTTTTTCGGGGGAGGATTAATTCCAACATATTTATTAATAAGTGATCTAGGATTATTAGATTCAATTTGGGCCATAATTTTGCCAGGGGCTTTTAGCGTATGGAATATGATTATTGCTAGAACGTATTATAAAGGTATTCCAAGTGAGTTAAGAGAAGCTGCAGAAGTAGATGGTGCTAATGAATTAGTCTATTTCTTTAAAATCTTATTACCAGTTTGTTTTCCAATTATTGCAGTATTATCATTGTGGCAATTTGTTGGAATGTGGAATAGTTATTTTGATGCAATGATTTATTTAAATGATGCATCTAAGCAACCATTACAACTTGTATTGCGCTCGATATTAATTCAAAATCAACCTGAGTCTGGAATGATTTCAGATATACAAAGTACGGCTGAAAGAGCTCAGCTAGCGGAGTTATTAAAATATTCTACAATTATTATTTCGAGTTTACCCTTAATTGTGATGTATCCATTTTTCCAAAAATATTTTGATGGAGAAATCATGTTAGGATCGATTAAAGGGTAA
- a CDS encoding sugar ABC transporter permease has protein sequence MENSAHVLGNNQVKKRGRQLKKRCRSKETILYIKSHWQLYVIFLLPALLLTLVFKYLPMGGVLIAFQDYNPIKGILGSEFVGFEHFIRFMKSPDFILYLVNTLKLSIYGLLWGFPVPIILAFLLNRISSSKIRQKVQLVLYLPNFISVIVLCGIIRILLSVNGPLNLFFNTDIDFMTMPSAFRTIYIASGIWQTAGWASIMYTAALSNASKELKEAAIIDGANIFQQIKAVEWPAIKDIVVIQFILAAGNVMSIGFEKAYALQTDLNLQASEIISTYVYKIGLLQGDYGFSTAVGLFNTVINIILLVLVNKIIAKMNDGKGL, from the coding sequence ATGGAAAATAGCGCACATGTTTTGGGAAATAACCAAGTGAAAAAGCGTGGTAGACAACTGAAAAAGCGTTGTAGATCAAAAGAAACAATATTATATATAAAATCCCACTGGCAGTTATATGTGATATTTCTTTTACCAGCTTTATTATTAACATTGGTATTTAAATATTTACCAATGGGGGGGGTATTAATTGCATTTCAAGATTATAATCCGATAAAGGGGATATTGGGAAGTGAATTTGTTGGTTTTGAACACTTCATAAGATTTATGAAATCTCCAGATTTCATTTTATATCTAGTTAATACCTTAAAGTTGAGTATATATGGCCTACTATGGGGGTTCCCAGTACCTATTATCTTAGCTTTCCTATTAAATCGGATTAGTAGTTCTAAAATAAGACAAAAAGTTCAATTGGTATTATATTTACCTAATTTCATATCTGTTATCGTATTGTGCGGTATTATACGAATATTATTATCAGTAAATGGGCCGCTTAATTTATTCTTTAATACAGATATAGACTTTATGACTATGCCCTCAGCATTTCGTACAATTTATATTGCCTCAGGTATTTGGCAAACTGCTGGATGGGCTTCGATTATGTACACGGCTGCACTTTCGAATGCAAGTAAAGAGTTGAAGGAAGCGGCGATTATCGATGGAGCTAATATTTTTCAACAAATTAAGGCTGTTGAATGGCCAGCGATTAAAGATATCGTTGTGATTCAATTTATCTTAGCAGCAGGAAATGTTATGAGTATCGGCTTTGAAAAAGCATATGCGCTGCAAACAGATTTAAACTTACAAGCTTCTGAAATAATATCTACATATGTTTATAAAATCGGATTGCTACAGGGTGATTATGGATTCTCAACAGCAGTAGGATTATTTAATACAGTAATTAATATTATTTTATTAGTTTTAGTGAATAAAATTATTGCTAAAATGAATGACGGAAAAGGATTGTAG